The following proteins come from a genomic window of Pseudomonas syringae:
- a CDS encoding ATP-binding protein, with translation MVWALLALFFAQTLSAAQSLPFTLTAPFVASDDLVIEPRDRQWLDQRKVIRVGIAIADYEPIDITSDRNRYQGISADYLGLVSDQLNIPMQVTGFAKREEAIEALRDGKLDLLTSANGFERGVKGLAFSSDYMPDRSVVVGRGNDLSPPVSLAGKKVVLLDGYADSDVAHRTYPDSEIIIAPNLYSALEALSQGEVDVFIGNEVIVRSYTALRPYLGLQIKFESRLPPVGFAFAVRHDEQRLLTLINRALDSIAPSVSREVLGRWTLGLGADVEGQRIRFTGAERRWLLKHPSVTISTTQHPPYIYKDKNGHWVGLNADVLARISRMTGLQFVHREVPSTQQSIEVLRAGLADMNTTLAENAARRRFLDFTYSFGGNSWMFVVRSENSSQVSLDSLAGKVLALPARHALEDLIRQEHPLIQLRLVETYDQARALVENGVADATIQNEAGAYLFPSGQLKVARSVDGKWSPDRFSVIKTQPELLGILNKALEEFPVAELRSIRMKWLGSSLPQPSLWGRIPQWVFWVVALALLTGLVSLVWSSRLKVQILQRLKAERLLNDQLAFKRALLDGIPNPIYVRDLKGRMISCNRSYEHSLGISFEQMNGRRLIDVDLIPRQLAEQMHADYLKLLENHQPVFSDRTIHLSGKRMEVWQWTVPFFGADGQLQGLLGGWIDITERKLLEQQLESAMHRAAQANQAKSAFLASMSHEIRTPMGAIIGLLELECEQAVRQGGVPSQGLQVAYRSATQLVALIGESLDLARIEAGGLQLSLAVTPLREFFEEAIQLFSARAQEKGLELRLEISAQVSGHYWLDPLRLRQVLHNLLGNALKFTREGWVVLSVEVADESEGASRVRISIEDSGAGIEPERQQQVFQPFTQASDDTAAQYGGSGLGLSITRQLVELMQGEISLHSEPGKGTCVTIDVPLARISEPALPVAERSQPAVDTRSLHLLVVDDMSANRLVLVSQLEFLGHRVASVEGGEAALAIWRDESFDAVITDCNMPGISGYALTEAIRQIEARELRQRCPVIGCTANAMSDEAERCEQSGMDGLLIKPLSLTRLAQELAEVVREPTFDMGALHRMTRANPEQMQRLLSELWKNLLHEHSLLERAVSSMDWKNLSASLHRLKGAASLVDAVPLAKACAALDQHVRQKSETGVPGCWSALEKAITYLRADIEVQLLRVPDSAEPSG, from the coding sequence ATGGTATGGGCATTGCTGGCTCTGTTCTTCGCTCAGACCCTCAGCGCCGCACAAAGCTTGCCGTTTACCCTGACCGCACCTTTCGTGGCGTCTGACGATCTCGTCATCGAACCACGCGACCGGCAATGGCTCGATCAGCGCAAAGTCATCCGGGTCGGCATCGCCATTGCCGATTACGAGCCGATCGACATCACCAGCGACCGCAATCGTTATCAGGGTATCAGCGCCGATTACCTTGGGCTGGTCAGTGACCAGTTGAACATCCCGATGCAGGTCACAGGTTTCGCCAAGCGTGAGGAGGCCATCGAGGCGCTGCGCGACGGCAAGCTTGACCTGCTGACCAGTGCCAACGGCTTCGAACGCGGCGTGAAGGGGTTGGCGTTCTCCTCCGACTACATGCCTGACCGTTCGGTGGTGGTGGGGCGTGGCAACGACCTCAGCCCCCCGGTAAGCCTGGCAGGCAAGAAAGTGGTGTTGCTTGATGGTTATGCCGATTCGGACGTCGCGCACCGCACCTACCCGGACAGCGAGATCATCATTGCGCCGAACCTTTACAGCGCTCTGGAAGCCTTGAGTCAGGGGGAGGTGGACGTCTTTATCGGTAACGAAGTGATCGTCCGGTCATACACAGCCCTGCGACCGTACCTGGGGTTGCAGATCAAGTTCGAAAGCCGCTTGCCGCCGGTTGGGTTTGCGTTTGCAGTACGGCATGACGAACAGCGTTTGCTGACGCTGATCAACCGTGCGCTGGACAGCATTGCGCCATCGGTCAGCCGTGAGGTGCTGGGCCGCTGGACCCTGGGGCTGGGCGCGGATGTCGAAGGGCAACGGATTCGTTTTACCGGCGCAGAGCGACGCTGGTTGCTCAAGCATCCCAGCGTGACCATCTCCACCACACAGCATCCGCCCTACATCTACAAGGACAAGAATGGCCACTGGGTGGGCCTGAACGCCGATGTGCTGGCGCGTATTTCACGCATGACCGGTCTGCAGTTCGTTCACCGGGAAGTGCCTTCCACTCAGCAGAGCATTGAGGTGCTGCGTGCCGGCCTGGCTGACATGAATACCACGCTTGCGGAGAATGCCGCGCGTCGACGGTTTCTGGACTTTACCTATTCGTTCGGCGGCAACAGCTGGATGTTCGTGGTGCGCTCCGAAAACTCGTCGCAGGTATCCCTCGACAGTCTGGCCGGTAAAGTCCTGGCGCTTCCTGCCCGGCATGCGCTGGAAGACCTGATCAGGCAAGAGCACCCGTTGATTCAACTGCGCTTGGTGGAGACCTATGATCAGGCTCGCGCATTGGTCGAAAACGGTGTTGCCGACGCGACCATCCAGAATGAGGCAGGTGCGTACCTGTTTCCGTCCGGGCAGTTGAAAGTGGCCCGAAGTGTCGACGGAAAATGGTCGCCTGACCGTTTTTCAGTGATCAAGACCCAACCCGAGTTGCTGGGCATCCTCAACAAGGCGCTGGAAGAATTCCCGGTCGCCGAGTTGCGCTCGATCCGCATGAAATGGCTGGGCTCGTCGCTGCCTCAACCTTCACTGTGGGGGCGTATTCCGCAGTGGGTGTTCTGGGTCGTTGCGCTGGCGTTGCTGACCGGTCTGGTGTCGCTGGTCTGGAGCAGTCGCCTCAAGGTGCAGATTCTCCAGCGCCTTAAGGCTGAACGACTGCTCAATGATCAACTGGCATTCAAACGCGCTCTGCTCGATGGCATTCCTAACCCTATCTATGTGCGGGATCTCAAGGGTCGCATGATCTCCTGCAACCGCTCCTACGAACACAGCCTGGGCATCAGTTTCGAGCAGATGAATGGGCGACGCCTGATCGATGTCGATCTCATCCCGCGGCAACTGGCCGAACAGATGCACGCTGACTACCTCAAGCTGCTGGAAAATCATCAGCCGGTCTTCAGTGACCGCACGATTCACCTGTCCGGCAAGCGCATGGAGGTCTGGCAATGGACGGTTCCGTTCTTCGGTGCCGATGGTCAATTGCAGGGTTTGTTGGGCGGCTGGATCGATATCACCGAGCGCAAGCTGCTGGAGCAGCAACTTGAGAGCGCCATGCATCGGGCGGCTCAGGCCAATCAGGCAAAAAGCGCTTTCCTGGCCAGCATGAGTCATGAAATCCGCACGCCGATGGGGGCAATCATTGGCCTTCTGGAGCTGGAGTGTGAGCAGGCGGTGCGTCAGGGCGGCGTACCTTCCCAAGGATTGCAGGTGGCCTACCGGTCAGCCACGCAGCTGGTTGCGCTGATCGGTGAAAGTCTTGATCTGGCCAGAATCGAAGCGGGCGGCCTGCAGCTGTCGTTGGCGGTGACGCCACTTCGCGAGTTTTTCGAGGAAGCCATTCAGCTTTTCTCGGCTCGGGCGCAGGAAAAGGGGCTGGAGCTGCGTCTGGAGATTTCCGCGCAGGTCAGCGGTCACTATTGGCTGGACCCGCTGAGGCTGCGTCAGGTACTGCATAACCTGCTGGGTAATGCCTTGAAGTTTACCCGTGAGGGGTGGGTGGTCCTGAGCGTGGAGGTGGCCGATGAGTCTGAAGGTGCATCGCGTGTGCGCATCAGCATCGAAGACAGCGGTGCAGGCATCGAGCCTGAGCGCCAGCAACAGGTGTTTCAACCCTTCACTCAGGCCAGCGATGACACAGCTGCGCAGTATGGCGGGAGTGGGCTGGGACTGAGTATCACCCGGCAATTGGTCGAGCTGATGCAGGGTGAGATCAGCCTGCACAGTGAGCCCGGCAAGGGCACGTGCGTCACCATCGACGTGCCGCTCGCCAGGATCAGCGAGCCGGCACTGCCCGTTGCTGAACGCTCGCAGCCTGCAGTCGATACGCGCAGCCTGCACCTGCTGGTGGTCGACGACATGTCAGCCAATCGGCTGGTATTGGTCAGTCAACTCGAGTTTCTGGGGCACCGTGTCGCGTCTGTCGAGGGTGGGGAGGCGGCGCTGGCGATCTGGCGCGACGAGTCATTCGATGCCGTCATCACCGATTGCAACATGCCCGGCATCAGCGGTTACGCATTGACCGAGGCCATACGCCAGATTGAAGCCAGAGAGCTGCGCCAGCGGTGTCCGGTCATCGGCTGTACCGCCAATGCCATGAGTGACGAGGCTGAGCGTTGCGAGCAGTCAGGTATGGACGGACTGCTGATCAAGCCGCTGTCACTGACGCGTCTGGCACAGGAACTGGCAGAGGTGGTACGCGAGCCGACGTTCGATATGGGCGCACTGCACCGCATGACCCGGGCAAATCCCGAGCAGATGCAACGCTTGCTGAGTGAGTTGTGGAAGAACCTGCTGCACGAACACTCGTTGCTCGAGCGTGCCGTGTCGTCGATGGACTGGAAAAACCTGAGCGCTTCCCTGCATCGTCTCAAGGGCGCGGCCAGCCTGGTTGACGCTGTTCCGCTGGCCAAGGCCTGTGCTGCGCTGGATCAGCACGTCAGGCAAAAAAGCGAGACGGGCGTGCCCGGGTGCTGGTCAGCGCTTGAGAAGGCGATCACCTATCTGCGGGCCGATATTGAAGTGCAGTTGCTGCGTGTGCCCGACAGTGCAGAACCGAGTGGCTGA
- the thrC gene encoding threonine synthase yields the protein MRYISTRGQAPALNFEDVLLTGLASDGGLYVPENLPRFTQEEIASWAGLPYHELAFRVMRPFVTGSIPDADFKKILEETYGVFAHSAVAPLRQLNGNEWVLELFHGPTLAFKDFALQLLGRLLDYVLAKRGERVVIMGATSGDTGSAAIEGCRRCDNVDIFILHPNNRVSDVQRRQMTTIFGENIHNIAVEGNFDDCQEMVKASFADQSFLKGTRLVAVNSINWARIMAQIVYYFHAALQLGGPARSVSFSVPTGNFGDIFAGYLARNMGLPINQLIVATNRNDILHRFMSGNQYVKETLHATLSPSMDIMVSSNFERLLFDMHGRNGSAIAELMSTFRQGGGFSVEEERWTETRKLFDSLAVSDEQTCETIIDVFAKTGELLDPHTAIGVKAARECRRSLDTPMVILGTAHPVKFPEAVEKAGVGKALELPAHLSDLFERDERCTVLPNDLKAIQAFVSQHGNRGKPL from the coding sequence ATGCGCTATATCAGTACTCGCGGGCAAGCGCCTGCATTGAATTTCGAAGACGTGCTGTTGACTGGTCTTGCCAGCGACGGCGGCCTTTATGTGCCGGAAAACCTGCCGCGTTTCACTCAGGAAGAAATTGCGTCCTGGGCAGGCCTGCCTTATCACGAACTGGCTTTCCGGGTGATGCGGCCGTTCGTTACGGGCAGCATTCCGGATGCCGATTTCAAGAAGATCCTCGAAGAAACCTATGGCGTGTTTGCCCACAGTGCTGTTGCGCCCCTGCGCCAGCTCAACGGCAACGAATGGGTGCTCGAACTGTTCCACGGCCCGACCCTGGCGTTCAAGGACTTCGCACTGCAATTGCTCGGCCGTTTACTGGATTACGTGCTGGCCAAGCGTGGCGAGCGGGTAGTCATCATGGGGGCCACCTCGGGCGATACCGGTTCTGCGGCCATCGAAGGCTGCCGTCGGTGTGACAACGTCGACATCTTCATTTTGCACCCGAACAATCGTGTGTCGGATGTTCAGCGCCGGCAGATGACGACCATCTTCGGTGAGAACATTCATAACATCGCGGTGGAAGGCAATTTTGACGACTGTCAGGAGATGGTCAAAGCCAGCTTTGCCGATCAGAGCTTCCTCAAGGGCACGCGTCTGGTAGCCGTCAACTCGATCAACTGGGCGCGGATCATGGCCCAGATCGTCTACTACTTCCATGCAGCCCTGCAACTGGGCGGTCCGGCGCGTTCAGTATCGTTCTCGGTGCCAACCGGTAATTTCGGCGACATCTTTGCCGGCTACCTGGCGCGCAACATGGGCTTGCCGATCAACCAGTTGATCGTCGCCACCAACCGCAACGACATCCTGCACCGCTTCATGAGCGGTAATCAGTACGTCAAGGAAACCCTGCACGCCACGTTGTCGCCGTCCATGGACATCATGGTTTCGTCGAACTTCGAGCGTCTGCTGTTCGATATGCATGGTCGCAATGGTTCGGCCATTGCCGAACTGATGAGCACGTTCCGGCAGGGCGGCGGTTTCAGTGTCGAAGAAGAGCGCTGGACCGAAACCCGCAAGCTGTTCGACTCGCTGGCGGTCAGCGATGAGCAGACCTGCGAGACCATCATTGACGTGTTCGCGAAGACCGGCGAATTGCTTGACCCGCACACGGCTATCGGGGTGAAGGCCGCGCGCGAGTGTCGTCGCAGTCTGGATACGCCAATGGTGATCCTGGGGACCGCGCATCCGGTCAAATTCCCGGAGGCAGTGGAGAAGGCAGGCGTAGGAAAAGCGCTTGAGTTGCCTGCACATTTGTCTGATTTGTTCGAACGCGACGAACGCTGCACCGTGTTGCCCAATGACCTGAAAGCCATACAGGCGTTTGTCAGCCAGCATGGCAACCGCGGCAAACCGCTCTGA
- a CDS encoding homoserine dehydrogenase, whose amino-acid sequence MKPVKVGICGLGTVGGGTFNVLQRNAEEIARRAGRGIEVAQIAVRTPNPNCQIAGTPTTSDVFAVATNPEIDIVVELIGGYTIARELVLKAIENGKHVVTANKALIAVHGNEIFAKAREKGVIVAFEAAVAGGIPVIKAIREGLSANRINWVAGIINGTGNFILTEMREKGRTFPDVLAEAQALGYAEADPTFDVEGIDAAHKLTILASIAFGIPLQFDKAYTEGITKLTTADVNYAEALGYRIKHLGVARSTAQGIELRVHPTLIPADRLIANVNGVMNAVMVNGDASGSTLFYGAGAGMEPTASSVVADLVDVVRAMTSDPENRVPHLAFQPDSLSAHPILPIEACESAYYLRIQAKDHPGVLAQVASILSERGINIESIMQKEVEEHDGLVPMILLTHRVLEQRINDAIHALEALQDVVGPVVRIRVEHLN is encoded by the coding sequence GTGAAACCGGTCAAAGTAGGTATATGTGGGCTGGGTACTGTCGGTGGCGGTACCTTCAACGTACTTCAGCGTAACGCCGAGGAGATTGCCCGCCGTGCCGGGCGTGGAATCGAAGTTGCGCAGATTGCGGTTCGCACCCCCAATCCCAACTGCCAGATTGCCGGTACACCTACGACCAGTGATGTGTTCGCCGTTGCGACCAACCCTGAAATCGATATCGTCGTCGAGCTGATCGGCGGCTACACCATTGCCCGTGAACTGGTCCTCAAGGCCATTGAAAACGGCAAGCATGTGGTGACCGCCAACAAAGCGCTGATCGCTGTGCATGGCAACGAGATTTTCGCCAAGGCACGCGAGAAAGGCGTCATTGTCGCGTTCGAAGCAGCGGTTGCGGGCGGTATTCCGGTCATCAAGGCCATCCGTGAAGGCCTGTCGGCAAACCGCATCAACTGGGTCGCAGGCATCATCAACGGCACTGGCAACTTCATCCTCACCGAAATGCGCGAGAAGGGCCGTACATTTCCGGATGTTCTGGCTGAAGCCCAGGCGCTGGGGTATGCCGAGGCGGATCCGACGTTCGACGTCGAAGGCATCGACGCGGCACACAAACTGACGATTCTGGCCTCCATCGCCTTTGGCATCCCGCTGCAGTTCGACAAGGCCTACACCGAAGGCATTACCAAACTGACCACCGCAGACGTGAATTACGCCGAGGCGTTGGGCTACCGCATCAAGCACCTGGGTGTTGCGCGCAGCACGGCGCAGGGCATTGAACTGCGCGTGCACCCGACACTGATCCCGGCTGACCGGCTGATCGCCAACGTCAACGGTGTGATGAACGCGGTCATGGTCAATGGCGATGCATCGGGTTCAACACTGTTCTACGGTGCTGGCGCAGGCATGGAGCCGACCGCTTCGTCGGTCGTGGCCGATCTGGTGGACGTGGTGCGTGCCATGACGTCTGATCCGGAAAACCGTGTGCCGCATCTGGCCTTCCAGCCTGATTCGCTGTCCGCCCACCCGATCCTGCCGATCGAGGCCTGTGAAAGCGCCTACTATCTGCGGATTCAGGCCAAGGATCATCCGGGCGTTCTGGCTCAGGTGGCGAGCATTCTGTCCGAGCGCGGCATAAACATCGAATCGATCATGCAAAAGGAAGTCGAAGAACACGATGGCCTGGTGCCGATGATCCTGCTGACGCATCGCGTTCTGGAACAGCGCATCAATGACGCCATCCACGCGCTGGAAGCGTTGCAGGATGTGGTAGGTCCGGTGGTGCGTATTCGCGTCGAGCATCTTAATTAA
- the dsbC gene encoding bifunctional protein-disulfide isomerase/oxidoreductase DsbC, which produces MRLSQIFAAAAVMLAGTFSMFAVADAAPDQAIRKTLDSLQLELPVESISPSPLTGLYEVKLKGGRVLYASADGQFVVQGYLFQVQNGKPVNLTEKTERLAISKTINAIPLTDMVVYPAVGETKSHITVFTDTTCPYCHKLHEEVAQLNKMGVEVRYMAFPRQGLGSPGDEQLQAVWCSKDRKSAMDRMVDGKDIKAAKCDNPVSKQYEIGQSIGVNGTPAIVLADGQVIPGYQPAAQVAKLAMGAK; this is translated from the coding sequence GTGCGTTTGTCTCAGATTTTCGCTGCCGCCGCTGTCATGCTGGCCGGCACATTCAGTATGTTTGCCGTGGCGGATGCCGCGCCCGATCAGGCCATTCGCAAGACGCTGGATTCGCTCCAGCTCGAACTGCCGGTCGAGAGTATTTCGCCGAGCCCGCTCACCGGTCTTTACGAGGTCAAGCTCAAGGGCGGCCGCGTGCTGTATGCCAGTGCTGACGGTCAGTTCGTGGTGCAGGGTTACCTGTTTCAGGTGCAGAACGGCAAGCCGGTCAACCTGACCGAGAAAACCGAGCGTCTGGCCATTTCCAAGACCATCAATGCCATTCCTCTTACCGATATGGTGGTGTACCCGGCTGTCGGTGAGACCAAGTCGCACATCACCGTATTCACCGATACCACCTGCCCGTACTGCCACAAGCTGCACGAAGAAGTGGCCCAGTTGAACAAGATGGGTGTAGAAGTCCGTTACATGGCATTCCCGCGTCAGGGCCTTGGCTCTCCGGGCGATGAGCAGTTGCAGGCCGTCTGGTGTTCCAAGGACCGCAAAAGCGCCATGGATCGTATGGTCGACGGCAAGGACATCAAGGCTGCCAAATGCGACAATCCGGTCAGCAAGCAGTACGAAATCGGTCAGTCGATCGGCGTGAACGGTACGCCAGCGATCGTTCTGGCCGACGGTCAGGTCATTCCGGGCTATCAGCCCGCTGCTCAGGTTGCCAAACTGGCAATGGGCGCCAAATAG
- the xerD gene encoding site-specific tyrosine recombinase XerD encodes MAAIDHPLIDQFLDALWLEKGLSDNTRDSYRSDLALFNGWLQARNVDLPGAGREVILDHLAWRVDNAYKPRSTARFLSGARGFYRYLLREKLIAVDPTLQIDMPQLGKPLPKSLSEADVDALLAAPDLSEPIGQRDRAMLEVLYACGLRVTELISLTLEQVNLRQGVLRVMGKGSKERLVPMGEEAIVWVERYLRGARDELLGGKPSDVLFPSTRGDQMTRQTFWHRIKHQATVAGIGKSLSPHTLRHAFATHLLNHGADLRVVQMLLGHSDLSTTQIYTHVARARLQEIHAKHHPRG; translated from the coding sequence ATGGCCGCCATCGACCACCCGCTGATTGATCAGTTTCTGGACGCGCTCTGGCTCGAAAAGGGCCTGTCCGACAATACCCGTGACTCATACCGCAGCGATCTGGCGCTGTTCAACGGCTGGTTGCAGGCGCGAAATGTTGATCTGCCCGGTGCCGGCCGCGAAGTGATCCTCGATCACCTGGCGTGGCGCGTCGACAATGCCTACAAACCACGTTCTACCGCCCGTTTTCTGTCCGGTGCGCGGGGCTTCTACCGCTACCTGCTGCGTGAAAAGCTGATTGCAGTTGATCCGACCTTGCAGATCGACATGCCGCAATTGGGCAAGCCGCTGCCCAAATCGCTGTCCGAGGCCGATGTCGACGCACTGTTGGCCGCTCCTGATCTGAGCGAGCCCATTGGTCAGCGCGACCGGGCGATGCTGGAAGTGCTGTACGCCTGCGGTTTGCGCGTGACCGAACTGATCAGTCTGACGCTGGAGCAGGTCAACCTGCGCCAGGGCGTGCTGCGAGTGATGGGTAAGGGCAGTAAGGAGCGACTGGTGCCGATGGGTGAAGAGGCCATCGTCTGGGTCGAGCGTTACCTGCGCGGCGCCCGCGACGAACTGCTCGGCGGAAAGCCCAGCGACGTGCTGTTCCCCAGCACCCGTGGCGACCAGATGACTCGCCAGACCTTCTGGCACCGTATCAAGCACCAGGCGACGGTCGCCGGTATCGGCAAATCGCTGTCGCCGCATACCTTGCGTCACGCTTTCGCGACCCATTTGCTCAATCACGGCGCCGACTTGCGCGTGGTGCAGATGCTGCTGGGGCACAGCGATCTGTCGACCACCCAGATCTACACCCATGTGGCACGCGCGCGGTTGCAAGAGATTCATGCGAAGCATCATCCGCGCGGGTGA
- the rplS gene encoding 50S ribosomal protein L19 — MTNKIILALEAEQMTKEIPTFAPGDTIVVQVKVKEGDRARLQAFEGVVIAKRNRGVNSAFTVRKISNGVGVERTFQTYSPQIDSMAVKRRGDVRKAKLYYLRDLSGKAARIKEKLS; from the coding sequence ATGACTAACAAAATCATTCTTGCCCTCGAAGCAGAGCAGATGACCAAAGAGATCCCTACCTTTGCACCGGGCGACACCATTGTCGTTCAGGTAAAAGTGAAGGAAGGCGACCGCGCTCGTCTGCAAGCATTCGAAGGCGTTGTAATTGCCAAGCGTAACCGTGGCGTGAACAGTGCTTTCACTGTTCGTAAAATCTCCAACGGTGTTGGCGTTGAGCGTACTTTCCAGACTTACAGCCCGCAAATCGACAGCATGGCTGTGAAACGTCGCGGTGACGTTCGCAAAGCCAAGCTGTACTACCTGCGTGACCTGTCCGGTAAAGCAGCGCGCATCAAGGAAAAACTGTCCTGA
- the trmD gene encoding tRNA (guanosine(37)-N1)-methyltransferase TrmD — MASLRIEVISLFPEMFSAISEYGITSRAVKQGLLQLTCWNPRDYTTDRHHTVDDRPFGGGPGMVMKIKPLEDALVQARQAAGDAAKVIYLSPQGRRLNQSAVRELAQEEAIILIAGRYEGIDERFIDAHVDEEWSIGDYVLSGGELPAMVLIDAVTRLLPGALGHVDSAEEDSFTDGLLDCPHYTRPEVYADQRVPDVLLSGNHAHIRRWRLQQSLGRTYERRADLLESRSLSGEEKKLLAEYIRERDDS; from the coding sequence ATGGCCAGCCTGCGCATAGAAGTCATCAGTCTGTTTCCCGAGATGTTTTCCGCCATCAGCGAATACGGCATAACCAGCCGTGCGGTGAAACAAGGGCTGTTGCAGCTGACTTGTTGGAATCCGCGGGATTACACCACTGATCGCCATCACACTGTGGATGATCGCCCATTTGGCGGTGGTCCGGGCATGGTGATGAAGATCAAGCCCCTTGAAGATGCTCTGGTTCAGGCCAGGCAAGCGGCAGGGGATGCGGCGAAGGTGATCTACCTGTCGCCACAAGGCCGCCGGCTGAATCAGTCTGCGGTACGCGAACTGGCGCAGGAGGAAGCGATTATCCTCATCGCCGGTCGTTATGAAGGCATTGACGAGCGTTTTATTGATGCTCATGTCGATGAAGAGTGGTCGATTGGTGACTATGTTCTTTCCGGTGGCGAGCTGCCGGCGATGGTTCTGATTGACGCGGTTACGCGGCTGCTGCCTGGAGCTTTAGGGCATGTGGACTCCGCGGAGGAAGATTCCTTCACGGATGGTCTGCTGGATTGCCCGCACTACACCCGACCTGAGGTGTATGCGGATCAGCGTGTTCCCGACGTGTTGCTTAGTGGCAATCACGCGCACATCCGGCGTTGGCGTTTACAGCAGTCCCTTGGGCGGACCTATGAACGACGCGCTGATCTTCTGGAAAGCCGCTCGCTTTCTGGAGAAGAGAAGAAGCTGCTGGCGGAATACATCCGCGAGCGGGACGATAGTTAA
- the rimM gene encoding ribosome maturation factor RimM (Essential for efficient processing of 16S rRNA) has product MNATPASADDLIVIGKIYSVHGVRGEVKVYSFTDPIGNLLDYKTWTLRREGSVEKQVELVSGRLQSKFLVTKLKGLDDREEARLLSGYDICVPRNLFPDLDDGEYYWYQLEGLKVIDQLGQLLGKIDHLLETGSNDVMVVKPCAGSLDDRERLLPYTEQCVLAVDMGAGEMKVDWDADF; this is encoded by the coding sequence ATGAACGCGACGCCTGCATCTGCCGACGATCTGATCGTCATTGGCAAGATTTACTCGGTTCATGGCGTTCGCGGCGAAGTGAAGGTTTATTCCTTTACTGATCCGATTGGAAACCTGTTGGACTACAAAACCTGGACGCTTCGGCGCGAAGGCAGCGTTGAGAAACAGGTGGAGCTGGTCAGCGGACGCTTGCAAAGCAAGTTCCTGGTCACAAAGCTCAAAGGTCTCGATGATCGTGAAGAAGCCCGTCTTCTCTCCGGTTACGACATCTGTGTGCCGCGTAACCTGTTCCCTGATCTGGACGATGGCGAGTACTACTGGTACCAGCTTGAAGGCCTCAAGGTCATCGACCAACTCGGGCAATTGCTCGGGAAAATCGATCACCTGCTCGAAACCGGTTCGAACGATGTAATGGTTGTAAAGCCCTGCGCGGGCAGCCTTGATGATCGCGAACGCCTGTTGCCCTATACGGAGCAATGCGTGTTGGCAGTCGACATGGGTGCTGGCGAGATGAAGGTGGATTGGGACGCGGACTTCTGA
- the rpsP gene encoding 30S ribosomal protein S16 translates to MLTIRLALGGSKKRPFYHLTVTDSRNARDGSHKEQVGFFNPVARGQEIRLSVNEERVNYWLSVGAQTSERVAQLLKEHNKTKAAA, encoded by the coding sequence ATGCTAACCATCCGTCTTGCCCTTGGCGGCTCCAAAAAGCGCCCGTTTTACCACTTGACCGTAACCGACAGCCGTAATGCTCGTGACGGTTCCCACAAGGAACAGGTTGGTTTCTTCAACCCGGTTGCCCGTGGTCAGGAAATCCGCTTGTCCGTTAACGAAGAACGCGTCAACTACTGGTTGAGCGTTGGTGCACAAACTTCTGAGCGCGTTGCACAGCTGCTCAAAGAGCACAACAAGACCAAGGCCGCGGCCTGA